A single region of the Deltaproteobacteria bacterium genome encodes:
- a CDS encoding tyrosine-type recombinase/integrase, translating to MDKTKLDRQMKKFEGYLMVDRGLAKVTANGYCRTVSISLRRMKKFVPQYTNIKEHIGWMYDRKYSYSHVVNSSLGLEHYTRFKGQAIKLARPKKPRRLIKDVMTESEVSRLLLAAKNIRVKAMICLLAYSGVRNLELCNLKLEDIDLGANQVTVRDGKNRQDGVINISAECTRVLIDYLRSHPREKDQFLFTTLLKNNQLTTGDVRKSLRTTASRAQIGRRIFPHLLRHSLATNLLNRGASLMMIQQQLRHRFIESTMIYVVSRPIRNRSEYDFHKPAYM from the coding sequence ATGGATAAAACGAAACTAGATCGCCAGATGAAGAAATTTGAAGGTTACTTAATGGTGGATCGTGGCCTAGCGAAAGTCACTGCCAATGGCTATTGCAGAACTGTCAGTATATCGTTACGACGAATGAAAAAATTTGTTCCACAGTACACAAACATAAAAGAACATATCGGCTGGATGTATGATAGAAAATATAGCTACAGTCATGTTGTAAACTCTTCCCTGGGGCTAGAGCATTATACTCGTTTCAAAGGCCAAGCGATAAAACTGGCTCGACCAAAGAAACCAAGAAGACTAATTAAAGATGTTATGACTGAGTCTGAGGTCTCGCGTCTACTTTTGGCTGCCAAAAATATCCGAGTTAAGGCCATGATTTGTTTGCTTGCGTACTCGGGAGTTAGAAATCTAGAATTATGCAACTTGAAGTTAGAGGATATTGATCTCGGTGCAAACCAAGTCACAGTGCGCGACGGAAAGAATCGACAGGATGGAGTTATAAATATTTCCGCAGAGTGTACTCGCGTTCTTATTGATTATTTAAGATCCCATCCTAGAGAAAAGGACCAATTTCTTTTCACAACACTTCTTAAGAACAATCAATTAACCACAGGTGACGTAAGGAAATCACTCAGAACAACCGCATCACGAGCACAAATCGGGCGACGCATATTCCCCCACCTTCTTCGCCATAGTTTAGCTACCAACCTGCTCAATAGAGGGGCTAGCCTCATGATGATCCAACAACAACTTCGACATCGATTTATTGAATCGACCATGATTTATGTGGTTTCCAGACCA